The DNA segment GCCGCCGGAAGGCGCTGTGGCGCCGACCGGCGCGAGCAGAAGAAGGAAGCGGCGGCCCCAGATGGCCGGGTGGGCCTACGCCGCACCGACCGCCCTCTTCGTCCTGATCTTCTTCGTGACGCCGGTCCTGCTGGTCGGGCAGATGTCGATCTCCGATTGGGGGCTGTTCGCCGGTAACCGCGGGATCAACGCGCCGGAGAACTTCACCAAGGTCCTCGACGACCGGCTGTTCTGGCCGGCGGTGTGGTTCACGGTGAAGTACACGGTCGTCACCACCGTGATCCTCATCGGTCTCGCGCTGGGGCTGGCGATGCTGGTCCAGGAGTCCAGCCGGTGGACCGGATTCCTGCGCACCTCGTTCCTGGTGCCGAGCGCGCTCGGCCTGGCGTCGGCGTCGCTGCTGTTCTACGCGCTCTACTCACCGCAGAGCACGCCGCTCGGCTTCCTGGGCATCGATTCCTTCCTGGGTACGCCGACCGCCGCGCTCTGGTCGACGGTCGCCCTGATCGTGTGGCGCTTCGCCGGGTTCTACATGCTGTTGCTGCTCGTCGGCCTGCAGGGCATCTCCGGAGATGTGTACGAGGCGGCGCGCCTGGACGGCGCCGGCCGCTGGCACACCTTCCGTTACGTCACGCTGCCGCTGCTCAAGTCCTCGATCGCGCTCTGCACGATCCTCTGCATCACCGGCTCGATGCTCGCCTTCGACCAGTTCTACATCCTGACCAAGGGCGGCCCGGACAACAGCACGGTGACCATCGTCCAGCTCGTCTACAACATGGCCTTCTTCGGGCAGAACAACCTCGGCAAGGCCGCCGCCCTGTCCATCCTGGTGCTCGGCGCGCTGCTGGTGGTCAACGTGATCCAGTTCCGTGGCCTGCGCGAGAAGGAGAGCTGATGTCCTGGATCCGGATCCCGCAGAACGTCCTCGCCGGCGCTCTCGGCATCATCTTCCTCTTCCCGCTGGCCTGGGCCGCCGTCGCTTCGGTGAGCCCGCAGGCGGGCACCGCGCAGGTCGACGGCTGGGGCTTCGGCAACTACGAGACCCTCGCGAACTACCAGGCCGGCATCGGCCAGTACCTGATCAACTCGACGATCGTCTCGGTGCTGACAGTGCTGTTCACCCTGGTCGTCAGCGTCCTCGGCGGCTACGCGTTCGCGATGTTCACGTTCCCGGGGCGCAACGTGCTGTTCCTGGTCACCCTCGCGATCCTGATGGTGCCGTACGCGACCCTGCTCATCCCGCTCTACGTCCTGCTCAACGACCTCGGCCTGCAGGGCTCGCTGGTCGGCCTGGCGCTCGTGCTGACCATGTTCCAGCTGCCGTTCGCGGTCTTCATGATGCGGATCTCGTTCGAGTCGATCCCGAACGAACTGCGCGAAGCCGCCCTCATCGACGGCTGCGGATCGTTCCGTGCCCTGCTGCACGTCCTGGTCCCGGCCGTCAAACCCGGCCTCATCACGGTCGGCCTGTTCGCGTTCCTGGCCGCCTGGAACGACTTCATCACGCCGCTCGTGCTGATCAGCGACTCCGACAAGGCTCCACTCCCGCTCGCCGTCGCCAACATGCGCCAGCAGGTCATGGGCATCGTCGACTACGGCGCGACGGAGGCCGGCGTGGTCGTGCTGGCGCTGCCCTGCGTGCTGCTCTTCCTCGCCCTCCAGCGGCACTACGTCCGCGGGTTCATGTCCGGCGCTCTCAAAGGGTGAACACTCTAGTGACGATCAACGAAGTCATTGATCAGCGGCTCGGCGCTCCGGTCGCTCCCAGCCACGGCACACTGCGACCGCTCGGACTCCACGAGGTGACCTTGCGGCCCGGTTTCTGGCACCGCCGCCAGGAGGTCAACCGGGACAACTCGCTCGCGCACATCGAGCGCTGGCTCACCCGGGCCGGCTGGCTCGGCAACTTCTCCTCCGCGCCGTCCGAGCGGCAGGGCCGGGAGTTCTCGGACAGCGAGATCTACAAGTACCTGGAGGCCGTCGCCTGGCAGCTCGGGCACACGCCCGACCCCGATCTGGAGGCCCGCTACCACGCGATCGTCGCTCAGGTCGCCGCCGCTCAGCAGCCCGACGGGTACGTGAACACCAACTTCGGGCGGCCCGGTCAGGAGCCTCGGTACAGCGACCTCGAGTGGGGGCACGAGCTCTACTGCTACGGGCATCTGATCCAGGCCGCGGTGGCGCGGGCTCGTACCCACGGCGCCGATCAGCTCGTCGAGGTCGCCATCCGAGCGGCTGATCATCTGTGCGCGGTGTTCGGGCCGGACGGGATTCCGTCGGTGTGCGGGCATGCCGAGATCGAGCCGGCGCTGGTCGAGCTGTATCGAGTCACGGGTAATAGGACATATTTGGATCAGGCCGCGCTTTTCATTTCCCGGCGCGGCAATCAGGTGCTTTCCGACATCGAGTTCGGACGGGCGTATTTTCAGGACGACATTCCGGTCGAATCGGCTTCCATCCTGCGCGGGCACGCCGTCCGGGCGGTCTACCTCGCGGCCGGCGCCGTGGACGTCGCCGTCGAGACCGGGGACGACACGCTCCTCGACGCCGTCGTGCGGCAGTGGCGGGCGACGGTGGCGCGGCGGACGTACATCACCGGCGGCATCGGCTCGCGGCATCAGGACGAGGCGTTCGGCGAGGACTTCGTGCTGCCGCCGGACCGGGCGTACTCCGAGACGTGCGCGGGGGTCGGCTCGGTGATGCTGGCCTGGCGGTTGCTGCTCGCCGACGGGGATCCCGCGTATGCCGACCTGATCGAGCGGACGCTGTTCAACGTCGTCGCCACATCGCCGTCGGACGACGGGACGCGGTTCTTCTACACGAACACGCTGCATCAGCGGGTGCTCGGCACGGAGCCGCCTGCCGATCAGCTGGTGCCGCGGGCTGCTTCGACGTTGCGGGCGCCGTGGTTCTCCGTCTCGTGCTGTCCGACGAATGTGGCGCGGACGTTCGCGGGCCTCGCCGCCTATATCGCGACATCTGATGATTCGGGTGTGCAGATACACCAATATGCGGCCGCGTCGGTCAAGGTCGGTGACGTCGCTCTTGAGATCGAGACCGATTATCCGGTCAGCGGCCGGGTGGTCGTGCGGATCGTGGAGTCGCCGTCCTCGCCGTGGACGCTCACGCTGCGGGTACCGCACTGGGCGACCGAGGCGACAGTGGACGGTTCTCCGGTCTCCCCCGGTGCGGCGCGGATCCGCCGCCGCTTCGCGCCCGGCGACACCGTCGTGCTCGATCTCGCGGTCCGGCCGCGGCTCACCGCGCCCGATGCCCGGATCGATGCGGTACGGGGATGCGCGGTCATCGAGAGGGGCCCGGTGGTGTACTGCGCCGAGTCCGTCGATCTGCCCCCGGGCGTGACCGTCGACGCGCTGCGGCTCGATGCCACGGCCGGCCTCACCGACCTGAGCGACGGGGTCGGCGTGTCCTGCCACATCACCGCCTCCGCCGACTCACCGTGGCCCTACGGCGCCGCGCGCTCCGAGGCGGTCGTCGCCGACGGGGTGCCGGTGACCTTGCGGCCCTACCACGACTGGGCGTCCCGGGGCCCGTCCACGATGAGGGTGTGGCTGCCACTGGCCTGATCCCCGCCTTCGTGTCGCTCTCCCGGACCGGGACAGCGACGAGCCACAGCCGGCGCTCACGACCGGCTGTGGCTCGTGGTGGGGTCAGGAGGCTGAGCGGGCGCCCTCCAGGCGGGCCTGGGCGAGCAGGGCGTCCAGGCGACGGCGGCGCAGGCGGCCGGCTGCTCGGACCGCCAGCAGCAGGGCAACGACACCGAGGGCCAGGAACAACTGGGGCCACGGCACCACCCACGTCGTCACCGTCACCGAAGCAGAGGCGTCGGAGGTCAGGTCGATCGTGGTCCGTACCCGGCCCAGGCCCCACACGCCCTCGACGCGGGCGGTTCCGGTCCGGGTACCGCCGGGGAGGATGTCGCCGGGAGCGGCGGCGGCGCCGGAGACGGCCACCGAGCCCGGCGCTGACGCCGAGGAGAGGCCGAACAGCTCGGATGCGCGCACCCGGTCCGCCACGGAGAGGCGGATGTTTCCGGTGTTCGCCACGGCATACGACACCGTCAGCGCGCCCGGCTTCAGCGGGTTCCACGACCGCGAATAGACCGCCGACACGTCGTCGACCGACAACGCCGGCTGGACGGTCCCCGACGCTCGGAGCAGGACCCGGAAACCGACACGGCTCTCCACCTGCACGGTTCCACGATCGCCCGCCACCGAAGCGGCGATGCCGGCCGGATGATCACCCGGGGTGGCGTTCGCCGGGACGGTGATCGTGAACGGGACCACCGCGGTCTCCCCCGCACCCACCGTGACCGCGTCCTGCACGGCTATCCAGGTGCCGCCGTCGGTGGAGGGTGAGGACGACGGGAGCATGTTGAAACGGCCCTTGCCGGTCAGGTAGCCGTCGGCCGCGGTCAGCGCGAAGGAGACCGGCGAGGAGCTGAAGTTGCGGACGGCGAGGTGCTCGGTGACGACCTGGCCGGGGTCGAGGGTGCGTTCCACCCAGCGGCGCCCGTCCGGGCCGGTGGCGGTGGCCGGCTGCACGGTCCACGTCACATCGGAGGAAGAAGAGGAAGCCATGGCGGGCGTCGCCGGCAGAACCAGAGCGGCGGCGATGACCAGGGCGGCGACACGGCGCATGACGACTCCAGGGGGAAGGGCGGGGCCGGATCCGGCCCCGCCGGTCACAGCGACTACTCGAAGAGGGACAGCGTCAGCGTGGACTTGTAGGAGCCCGCCTTGACGTCCGCCGGCGTGTGCAGGTTGAGGTCCGCGTCGACGGTGTAGGCGCCGCCGGTCACCGCGGACGAGTCGTAGGTCGAGACGAGGAGTTCCTGGTCGACGAGGCCGACGTTGTTTCCGGGCTGGGTCTCGTCGTCGAGGACGGTGACGACCTCTTCGCCTTCGGAGACCAGGCCGGTGTCGCCGCCGTCGATGAGGCGAGGCTTCCAGCCGAGGTGGGCGGCGCTGATCGGGTCGAGGCCGGGCGCCGTGAAGTCGCTGGACGTGCCGAGGACGGCCCAGGCGGCGCCGGCCGGGACCTCGTCGAGGGTGCGGGTGTCGGTGACGGTGACCGTCGGCAGGGTGCCGGTGAAGCGGCGGACCGACAGGTCGGAGCCGTTCTCGGTCAGCGACGCCGCGTTGCCGGCGACGGTCAGCGCGAGCACGCCCGGTTCCTTGATCTCGGTGATGTCGACGGTCACCTCGACCTGAGCCGCGGACGAGGACGGGGACGGGTCGGCGAGCGCGGCCGCCGGGAAGGCGGTCGTTCCGGCCAGGACGCAGGCCAGCGCGACGGGAACTCTGGCTTTCATGGATGTCTCCTAAGAGGAACAGGTGATGGCGGAGTAGGACGCGGTGACACCGTTCGCCGACGCGGTTCCGGCGGGGATCGACGCGGCACGGGAGGTGAAGGACTGATAGGCGTTCGCGCCTGCGGCGACGAGATCAAAGGCCTTCTTGCCGTACGGGGTGACGAGCTCGACATCGACCGCGGAGGCGGATCCGTTGCGCGCGGTCACCGCGACGTAGGCCTTGCCGGCGACGCACCTGGACTGTGCCGTGACGGTCAGCGGCGCCGTGACGGGTTCGTCGGCGAAGACCCGCCACTCGGTGACGGCGACGGCCGAGTACGTCGTCCCGTTGCCGTCGGCGTTGATCACGGCCCTCAGCCGTGACGTGGTGACCGCGTCGAAGGAGACCCGGTTGAAGGCGGTCGTGCTGGTTCCGTATGAACCGGGGATGTCGTTCCAGGCGCTGCCGTCCCAGTGCTGGAGTCTCCACGAGTCCGGGGCCGCGACGCCATCGCCGGTTCCCGGCTGGGAATCGCGCCAGAACTTGATCTCGGCACCGGTGAGCCGGATCGGGCGCGACCAGTCGTACTGGATCCACTGGCCGGCCGGCCGGGTGCCGGACCAGGTGCCCCAGATCTGCGCCTGCGACGGGGTCGCCGGATCGCTGTCGTCATTGAGGGCGGTGACGGCGTTCCAGCCGGCCGTGTACGACGCGGTCGGTGCCGCGATCGGCGCGACGTTGCCGGTGAGCGGCGCGGACAGGTCGGCCGGGATGACGATCGTGGACACCGGCGAGGTGTTGCCGGCCCTGTCCACGGCCCGGTGGCTGACCGTGTGCTTCCCGGCATCCGGCGCACCGATCGCGCCGCCGTAGACCTGCCACGCCCCGGTGCCGATCGCGTACTCGATCCGGTCGACGCCCGAGGTGGCGTCGGAGGCCGTGAGCGTCACGCGCCGATCGGAGAGAGCAGCGGTGCTCGACGGGTTGGTGGCGTCGATGTCGACATCGGCGTGAGCAGGCGGCGACCTGTTACCCGCCCGGTCGGTGGCGACGGCGGAGACCGTGTGACGACCGTCCCCACCGACCGTCGCCGTGGCGGACCGCGTGTCGGCGGTGACCACCGGTGCGGCGTCGTCGACCGCGATCGCGACAGCCATGCGGCCACCGCGATCGTCGGCGGCTGCCACCCGTACCGAGACCGAGGAGCGGAACCACCCGGATGCCCCCGCCGAACCACTCAGGGTGACCGCGACGGTCGGCGGGGTTTCGTCACCGTCGGTGTCGCCCGGCGAAATCACGGTGACCGTCGCAGCAACCGTCCCGGCGGCATGACCGAGCACGCTGCCCTGGACCGACACGGTGCCGGGCTGCGCGACGTCGGCGGCCGTGAGCGCGTCCCAGGAGACCGGGATCTGCAGCGTCGTGTCACCGAACGTGACCGGGATGGTCGCCGGCAGATCGGTCTCCCCCACCTCGACGGTGATCGCCGGAGCGGTCACCGAGGCGGGCTGCGCGGCGAGCACCTTCCACTCCTCGACGGCGACGGCGGAGTACGTGCTGCCGTTCGTCGAGGCGTCGAACACGGCCCTGACCTGCGTGGTCGTCACCGCGTCGAACGTCGTGTCCTGGAAGCCCCCGGTCCCGACGCCGTAACCGCTGGGATTCGGCACATCCTTCCAGGATCCGTCCCAATACTGGATCTTCCATTTCGCCGGCGCCGCGACACCGGCGCCGGTCCCCTGCGGCTGGTCGTTCCAGAACTCGATCTGCGAACCGGAGATCCGCATCGGCTGGTCCCAGGTGTACTGCACCCACTGCTGCGGCGGGTTGCTGCCGGTCCACGTGCCCCACATGTCCGGCGGCAGCGGGTTGGCGCGCACGATCTCGTCGTTGAGGGCCTTCACCCAGTATTGGGTCGGCACCGGGTCGTTCGAGACGGTGACCTCGGCGGCCTGGGCGATGTTGGCGCGCGGCGTGCGGTCGGCCGTCCTGGCCGGCGTCCGCACCACCTGCTTGATCCGTGCCGGCGTCTGGGCGTCGTCCCACTCCACCTCGTCGATCGCGACCGACCTGCGGAAATGGCCGCCACCGGCGGCGTCGGCGGTGTGGTAGGCGATCCACCACCGGCCCTTGAACTCGACGATGCCGGGGTGGCTGGTCGTCGACGAGACCGGGGTGAGGAGCGTGCCCCGGTACGTCCACGGGCCGCTCGGTGAGGACGAGGTGGCGTAGGCGATGCACGCGTGATAGTTCGCCGGCGTGCAGGCCGAGGTGGGTCCGGCGTTGTTCGCCGCGTACGCGAGGTAGTAGGTGCCGTTGCGCTGGAACAGCCAGGCCGCCTCGAAGAAGCCGGTCAGCCCGGACACGCTCGCCTGCGTGCCGACCGGGGTCTTCATGTCCGCCCGCAGTTCGAGGAACCGCAGCTGGCCGAACGTTCCCCAGTAGAGGAAGACGCGCTGGCCCTCGACCAGGATCGTCGGGTCGATGTTCTCGATGGTGTTCGGGGCCGGGGTGCGCTGGGAGATCAGCGGCCCGCCGATGTGGTCGGTCCACGGTCCGGTCGGGGTGTCCGAGACGGCGACGCCGATCGCGAACCTGTTGCTCGCCGTGGAGTCACGCTCACTGACGGGGACGTACCAGTAGTAGCGGCCGTCCGGTCCCACGACCACCTGCCCGGCGTAGGCGCGGCCGGGGGTCGCCCAGCCGAACACCTGCTCCGGGCGCATCAGCGACGGATAGTGGGTCCACGTCTTCGCCGCGGGGTCGCTCGTCGTGAAGGCGCCCCACTCGTTCATGACGAAGTCGTTCACGGCGGGTCCGGCCTCGTCGTGACCGGTGTAGATGTACAGCTCGTCGTCCGCCACCAGGGGCGCCGGGTCGGCGGAGTAGTAGGAGCCGTCCTGCAGAAGGGGGTTCGTCGTAGCGGTGAAGGTGTAGGAGTCGGCTGCCCGGGCCGGGGCGGCGGGTGCTGTTGCCAGCAGACCCGCCGCGACCAGCCCTGCGACCGCTGTTCTCAGCAGTCTCACGGGATTCTCCGTCTATCCGCAGCTGATGGCGCTGTAGGACGCTGTGACGCCGCCGGCGCCGGCCTCACCCGCGGGCACCGAGGCCGCGCGGCTGTTGAAGCTCTGGTAGGCGGACTTGCCGGGCTGCACGCCGACGACGGTCTTGCTGCCGTAGGCGGTGGTCAGTTCCACCGTCACCGGCTCGTCGCTGATGTTCTTCGCGGTGACCGCGACGTAGGCGTTCCTGGCGAGACACTGCGACTTCGCGGTCACTTCCAGATCACGAGCGGGCGCCGGTACGTCGTAGACCTCCCACTCCTGGACACCCGGAGCCCCTTTACCCTCTTCCGTGCCACCGGCCGTGAGCAGCGCCCGCAGCCTCGTGGTGGTGACCTTGTCGAACGTGACCGTGTTCCAGGCCGTCGCCGAGATGCCGTAACCGCTGGGGTTCGGCACGTCCCTCCAGGATCCGTCCCAGAACTGGATCTTCCAGGAGGACGGCGGCGCCACGCCGGCCCCGGTCTCGTCGAGGTCCTCGGCGAACCAGATCCGGGTACGGTCCACCGTTACCGGCGACGACCAGTCGAGCTGGATCCACTGCTCGCCGACCTGCGGCCAGGTGTTCCAGACGTCGGTGTTCGGGCCGACCGGGCCGGTCGGGACGACGCCGTCGGCGATGTTGTCGGCGGTGACCCAGCCCGGCGTGTAGGACGCGGAGGCGGTGGCGGTCCGTGCCACGTTCACCGGTGCTCGACCGGCTTCGACGGCCAGGCTTCCGACCGCCGAGGTGTTCCCGGCTTTGTCGACGGTGCGGTACTCGACGGTGGTGGCCGCCGATCCGACCGCGACCGGCAGTGTGGTGATCGTCCAAGATCCGCCCGCCGGCCGGTATTCGAGCGTCGCGATGCCGGACAGCGCGTCGGCGCCGGTGATCGTCACTTCACGGGTGCCCTTGTCGAACCTCGCCTGGGCGGTGGGCGCGGTGCGGTCGATACCCACGGTTCGCTCGGTGACCGCGGAGACGTTGCCGGCGGCGTCCGTCGCCCGCGCCTGGATCGTGGACTCGCCTTCGGCGGTGACCGTGATCGGGCCGGTGTAGTCGACCCATCCACTTGCCCGATTTATACTGATTTTCGGCGAACTATCGCGGTTATCCGTCGCGGACGCGGTCACTGTCACATTCGCAGTGGTCCACGGCGCGTCGGGCGAAGCCGTCAGCGTCGTGACCGGCGCTGTCGTGTCCTGCGGACCACCAGCCCCGACGGTGACCGTGGCGATCGCCGCCTTGTCGGTGCCGGCGACCTGACCGGCCACCTCGAACGTGCCTTCCTTCGCGTAGGAGGCCGGGTCGATCTGCGCCCAGGTCACCCCGATGCCACTCTGCCGCGACCCGTCGTTGTAGCCGGCCGTCACGCCGGTGGGCAGCACCGGCGCGACACCCACCCGGGTGCTGACCGCCACCGGATCGATCGTGTTGATCTGCACCGGCGCGCCGCCCCGGACCCAGACGTGGGCCCGGGCGCTGATCGACGTTCCCGCCACGAAACCGGTGATGGTGAAGTCGCCGATCGCGGCGACCCGGTCCGGCTCGACGGCGCTCCAGGTGACCGCGACCGGCAGCACCGCGCCGTCGGCGTACGTCACGTCGACCGTCGCGGGCAAGGTCGGCAGCACGCCGGTCTGCGTACGGACGTCGACCGCCCTGATCGAACTGGCCGGCGCCGCGAAGACCCGCCACTCGGTGACGCCGACCGCCGACCACCGGGTGCCGGCGGCGTTCGGCAGGGCGTTGAACGTGGCTCGCAGACGCGTCGTGGTGACCGGGTCGAAGGTGACCACGTTGGTGCGACCGCGCACGGCCGGGTTGAACCCGGTCCCGCCGGTGGTGTCCTGCCAGGCGGCGCCGTCCCAGTATTGGATCTTCCAGTTCGCCGGGACGGAGACGCCGCTGCCGCCGGTGGTGCTGTCCGACCAGAAGTCGATCGAGGCGCGGTCGACCCGCACCGAGGCCGGGAAGTCGTACTGCAGCCAGCGGGTGGACGGCTCGTTACCGGTCCAGGTGGCCCAGATGTCGGGGTTGGAGCCACCGGTGAAGAACGGCGCCTTGTCGTCGTTCACGGCGTTCACGGTGTTCCAGCTCGCGGTGAACGACGCCGTCGGGGCGGCCGCCGTGGCGATGTTGATCTCGCCTTCGACCAGCGCCGACGCGTTCACCACGACGTCCTTCGTGGACGTCTCGTCACCATTGCGGACGGTCAGCCGCAGCACGTGCCGGCCGGATTCGGTGAAGCGGGCGATGGTGGTCGGGGCGGACGCCAGCTCGAACGCCACCGTGCCGCCGTTCGGCGCGTCGACGACCGACCAGGACGATGTCACCGGGGTGCCCGGCCGGCCGTCGTCCTGGGCGAGGCCGAGCAGCCGGACCGAGCCGTCCTGCTGATAGGTGGAGTCCACCCACGCGTCGGCGAGCGGCTTCGCGTCCTCGGCGGCCGGTGCCGCCTCGCCGCTGTCGAACGCCTGGATCTCCTTGATGCCGGTCCTGGCGCCGGCCGCGTGGTGCACGGTGATCCGCAGCCTCTCCGCGGTGATCTCCGGGAAGCGGACCTGGTTGAGGTTGCCCCGCGGGTACGCCGGGATCCGCGCCTGCGACGGAACGGTCTTCCACTCGTCGCCGTCGTCGTACTCCACCAGGAACTGGGCGGGTGGCGCGTAGCCCTGCACCGTGGCCGCCGACGACGACTTGTAGAAGTGCACCCGTACGTCGTCGATCCTCCGCTCGCCGTCGAGGTCGATCGTGATCGCGTCGGTGGCGGCGGGCGAACCGGCGGTACCCCAGAACGGCTCGTTGACGGTGGTGCCGTTCACCGCTCCGGCCGGCGCCCGCCCCGGGGCGGAGAAGGTGGCGGTGACCGGGCGGCCCTTCGCCACGTTCGGCTGCGGATTCATGCCGGCCTTGGCCATCACGTCGGTGACCCGGGCATCGGCCGCGAAGGTGACGTCCTGCGGCGCCTTGAGACTCTTCTCGGAAGCGTTCGTGACGGTGATCCCGGCCGCCGCGGTGACCTGACCGGTGGCCGGGTCGTAGACCAGCTTGCCGAGCTTGTCAGCGGTGAACGCGAGCTCGCCGTCGAGGTAGACCGAGTAGCCCTCGGGAACGTCGTCGCCGTAGTGGCGAGTGCCACCGGGCGCATCCCAGACGACGGTCAGGTCCTTGTCGCGGTACTTGATGTTGTTGGCGGTGAAGTGGTCCCAGCCGACGTCGATCGGATCCAGCTCGATCTTCGCGTCCTCCCGGGGACGCAGGCCCATCGCGTCCTCGATGACGGTGAAGTTCGTGGCGCCGAGGATCGTGTGGTGGATCCACGAGCGGTAGCCGATGCTCTGGTTCGCGGCCGAGCCGTCGGCCCAGAACTCGTTCTGGTCGGGGTACCGGTTGTCGCCGTTGTTCTGGTAGTGCGCCCAGGCGTTCCAGTACAGCAGCTTCTTGTACCACTCGGCGTTGATGTACTGCGTCGGATAATCGCGCAGCACGGACGCGAGCATCCGGAACGTGACCGTCGAGTTGATCACCGAGAAGTTGTTGCTGCCCGGGTCGCCCTGGGCCGCTGCCGCCGCCTTGTCGGCCTGGTTCGCCGTGGTGAACGGGAAGATCGGGTACTGCGTGTCGTCGGCGAACAGGCGTAGCGCCTCGACGTACGGCTGGTCGTAGTCGGCGTCGCCGGGCTTCGGCATCAGGCCGACCGAGAACGGGTAGTAGTTGTTGATCTCCTTCCACGGCACCAGCACGTCACCGGGCACGTTCCGGTGCTTGAGCAGGTTGCCGGTCAGCCCCACCTCGTCCGGGGTGCTGCGGGCCGGCTCCCAGAGGTGTTCCAGCACGGCCGCCTTGATCCGCGCGGCGAACGCGTCCATCTCGGTGGCCTTCGCGGTGTTCCCGGCCTTGCGGTAGGCAGCCGCCGCGGCCTTCGCGTTGGAGTAGAGGTAGGCGCTCTCGGTCCGGTCCATGTTCTGGTTCTTGCGCCAGTCGAACGACACCGCGTCGGCGTCGTTGCCGGTCATCGCGCCCCAGCTGTACTCGATCAGGCCGTTGTCGTCGAAGTCGTACGCGTCGAGCAGGCCCTTCACGTCGTTCTCCGCGTACTCGGCGAGGTTCCCGGCGATCGCCACCGGGCCGCCGTGCAGCTGGTACGACCGCCAGGCCGCCTCGGAGATGTACTCGGTGTAGCTGTTCGACCAGTTCGCCGGGTCACCCGGGTTGTCGACGTACTTCGAACTCTTCGCCACCTCGCCGGCCGACACCCAGGATCCGTACGAGTAGGACGGGTCCCGGAAGTATTTGAGGTCGTCGACGAACATGCCGGTGGTCAGCACGATCGCGTTGTTGTAGCCGAGCACGCCCTCCATCGCGGTCGGGAACTGGTAGTCGTTGCCCGGGATGTCCGCGTCGAGGAAGTTGAACCGCATCAGCCACCAGCGGTAGAACAACGTCTTGTCGATGTTGTTCTCCGGGGTGTCCAGATAGGGCACGTTGTCGGCCCACCATTCGTTGTACGCCGTGACGTGCGCCCGATAGGCGGCCGCCGGCGCGGAATCCCGGACCTTCACGTACTCGGCCGTGGCCGCCGGGTTCTCCTCGGCGATGAAGCCGAGCTGCACCTTCGCCCGCACCGAACCGCTCGCCGGCACCGCGACGGTCCGCCGCAGAGTGCCCTCGACCGGGGTGAAGCCGTCACCGGAGAACCGCGGGAACAGGTCGGTCAGCTTGTTGAACGAGCGGACCGCCCCGGTCAGCTCGCCGTCGTCCGACTCCACCGTGCGGGCGAACGGCGAGCCGGCGGTGAACGCGACGTCCTTCGCCGCGCCGTTGGTGCTGCTCACCTCCAGGTCGGTGACCACGACGTTCTGCTCGGTGATGTACTTCGTCTGCACCACCCGCAGCCCGGCCGCGGCGCT comes from the Actinoplanes sp. OR16 genome and includes:
- a CDS encoding Ig-like domain-containing protein, producing the protein MTAPSIPKSRHAVLTAGLLLAGLVSVPAAVQAAPNAGTPYPVFTGSADPVPDERTGYHARNQLQAVFDADVAAGAGNSTDNDFWIDRMLARTGNTPGGSNGDANQYLFSRGRSVFMKTHQPGTLGFGGEVAYIESIAGGQGAYTITASIGGAEVRLTEDAAQRKQTPSYWRGVFTSAAAGLRVVQTKYITEQNVVVTDLEVSSTNGAAKDVAFTAGSPFARTVESDDGELTGAVRSFNKLTDLFPRFSGDGFTPVEGTLRRTVAVPASGSVRAKVQLGFIAEENPAATAEYVKVRDSAPAAAYRAHVTAYNEWWADNVPYLDTPENNIDKTLFYRWWLMRFNFLDADIPGNDYQFPTAMEGVLGYNNAIVLTTGMFVDDLKYFRDPSYSYGSWVSAGEVAKSSKYVDNPGDPANWSNSYTEYISEAAWRSYQLHGGPVAIAGNLAEYAENDVKGLLDAYDFDDNGLIEYSWGAMTGNDADAVSFDWRKNQNMDRTESAYLYSNAKAAAAAYRKAGNTAKATEMDAFAARIKAAVLEHLWEPARSTPDEVGLTGNLLKHRNVPGDVLVPWKEINNYYPFSVGLMPKPGDADYDQPYVEALRLFADDTQYPIFPFTTANQADKAAAAAQGDPGSNNFSVINSTVTFRMLASVLRDYPTQYINAEWYKKLLYWNAWAHYQNNGDNRYPDQNEFWADGSAANQSIGYRSWIHHTILGATNFTVIEDAMGLRPREDAKIELDPIDVGWDHFTANNIKYRDKDLTVVWDAPGGTRHYGDDVPEGYSVYLDGELAFTADKLGKLVYDPATGQVTAAAGITVTNASEKSLKAPQDVTFAADARVTDVMAKAGMNPQPNVAKGRPVTATFSAPGRAPAGAVNGTTVNEPFWGTAGSPAATDAITIDLDGERRIDDVRVHFYKSSSAATVQGYAPPAQFLVEYDDGDEWKTVPSQARIPAYPRGNLNQVRFPEITAERLRITVHHAAGARTGIKEIQAFDSGEAAPAAEDAKPLADAWVDSTYQQDGSVRLLGLAQDDGRPGTPVTSSWSVVDAPNGGTVAFELASAPTTIARFTESGRHVLRLTVRNGDETSTKDVVVNASALVEGEINIATAAAPTASFTASWNTVNAVNDDKAPFFTGGSNPDIWATWTGNEPSTRWLQYDFPASVRVDRASIDFWSDSTTGGSGVSVPANWKIQYWDGAAWQDTTGGTGFNPAVRGRTNVVTFDPVTTTRLRATFNALPNAAGTRWSAVGVTEWRVFAAPASSIRAVDVRTQTGVLPTLPATVDVTYADGAVLPVAVTWSAVEPDRVAAIGDFTITGFVAGTSISARAHVWVRGGAPVQINTIDPVAVSTRVGVAPVLPTGVTAGYNDGSRQSGIGVTWAQIDPASYAKEGTFEVAGQVAGTDKAAIATVTVGAGGPQDTTAPVTTLTASPDAPWTTANVTVTASATDNRDSSPKISINRASGWVDYTGPITVTAEGESTIQARATDAAGNVSAVTERTVGIDRTAPTAQARFDKGTREVTITGADALSGIATLEYRPAGGSWTITTLPVAVGSAATTVEYRTVDKAGNTSAVGSLAVEAGRAPVNVARTATASASYTPGWVTADNIADGVVPTGPVGPNTDVWNTWPQVGEQWIQLDWSSPVTVDRTRIWFAEDLDETGAGVAPPSSWKIQFWDGSWRDVPNPSGYGISATAWNTVTFDKVTTTRLRALLTAGGTEEGKGAPGVQEWEVYDVPAPARDLEVTAKSQCLARNAYVAVTAKNISDEPVTVELTTAYGSKTVVGVQPGKSAYQSFNSRAASVPAGEAGAGGVTASYSAISCG